A genomic stretch from Myripristis murdjan chromosome 12, fMyrMur1.1, whole genome shotgun sequence includes:
- the sec14l7 gene encoding SEC14-like protein 2: MIRKHVEFRKQMKTDTIISDWKPPEVIEKYVAGGMCGYDREGSPVWYDIIGPLDPKGLMMSATKQDFMRTKIRDTEMLHRECRRQSEKLGKNIEAITLIYDCEGLGLKHMWKPAVEAYGEILTMFEENYPEGLKRVLLIKAPKIFPMAYNLVKHFLCEETRRKIIILGGNWQEVLRKYIDPEQLPVAYGGTLTDPDGDPRCRTMINYGGTVPRSYYVQDSVNVQYDHSVTISRGSIFQLEYDITAPSSLLRWQFASDGADIGFGVYRRTQEGGGQKVSEMLQVLPSERYNAHLVPEDSSFICSEPGVYVLCFDNSYSLIQSKRVSYNVEVLPPSDYQSQSPRSRGDGRLQ; this comes from the exons ATGATCAGGAAG catgTAGAGTTCAGGAAGCAGATGAAAACAGATACCATCATATCTGACTGGAAACCTCCAGAG GTGATCGAGAAGTATGTAGCTGGTGGGATGTGTGGCTATGACAGAGAGGGAAGCCCCGTCTGGTATGATATTATCGGCCCCCTGGACCCCAAAGGCCTCATGATGTCGGCCACCAAACAGGACTTCATGAGGACAAAGATCAGGGACACGGAGATGCTCCACAGGGAGTGTCGGAGACAGTCTGAAAAg CTCGGGAAGAATATCGAAGCCATTACTCTGATCTATGACTGTGAAGGCCTGGGGCTCAAACACATGTGGAAGCCTGCAGTGGAGGCCTATGGCGAG ATCCTCACCATGTTTGAAGAGAACTATCCAGAAGGGCTAAAAAGGGTGTTACTCATCAAAG CTCCCAAGATTTTTCCCATGGCCTATAATTTAGTCAAACACTTCCTGTGTGAGGAAACACGACGTAAAATTATCATTTTGGGAG GTAATTGGCAGGAGGTGTTACGTAAATATATTGATCCAGAGCAGCTTCCGGTGGCGTATGGAGGGACTCTCACTGATCCCGATGGAGATCCTCGCTGCCGGACCATG ATCAACTACGGCGGCACGGTGCCCAGGTCATACTACGTTCAGGACTCTGTGAACGTTCAGTACGACCACAGCGTGACCATCAGCCGCGGCTCGATCTTCCAGCTGGAGTACGACATCACTGCACCCAGCAGCCTCCTCAG GTGGCAGTTTGCCAGTGACGGGGCAGATATAGGTTTTGGTGTATACAGGCGAACCCAGGAAGGTGGCGGTCAGAAAGTGTCCGAAATGCTCCAGGTTCTGCCGAGCGAGCGCTACAATGCACATCTTGTTCCAGAGGATAGCTCGTTCATCTGCTCCGAGCCTGGAGTCT ATGTGCTGTGTTTTGACAACAGCTACAGCCTGATCCAGTCCAAAAGGGTGAGCTACAACGTTGAGGTTCTTCCTCCTTCAGACTACCAGAGTCAAAGCCCACGGAGCAGAGGAGATGGCAGACTGCAGTGA